Proteins from a single region of Desulfatiglans anilini DSM 4660:
- a CDS encoding TonB-dependent receptor produces MKRLFLAALSMGCMLLNGWAFSAEEVISLPDIIVQGEFEEADFVGPMFTETNTKTKITEKAMDVLGTGSTMSVQKTINLMPSVNQQSVDPFGLGDISNYHESFRFRGVEATSGGNPASPVNVENIPVSGRPGGGANIYDMENFKSVSIYKGGLPADKAFGLTSIGGKIDLEVKRPSEEFSFDFRQALGSHDARRSFLRLDTGLLPSDTAGFLSYSNTNVDKWKGEGHSGRNNAMAGLTHKLGEKFEIEAFSIYNNAKVNTYRPLNYKQASSLDKNYNLEYTNDKNDYFYYDYNKNDFVDFNFFINAKYNISNDAKINLKPFYWNDHGYYSETITMKNGQNRIRRWDTDHDIVGALAEYNQKIRSFDYTIGYFYLEQERPGPPTSWKLYKLDSGELVFDKWQILSNSSKHRQHAPIASGKYSYGRLTLEGGVRYLRYSMPDITTYDATGIPDVSYEEALNLTTSIESKASAPSKDFDKILPNFGLNYKFKDSLSAYFSYGRNFGMSVALYPYYISQKSEFYKQGITLQDLWNKQELEIADNFDLGLRYISEKLYIVPTIYYAKHKNKAATYYDDSLGVSFPATIFDAEGYGFELEAGAVPTRNLSLYASFSYNRFYFSQNIYNQGGAVVPIDGNQVPDAPEFLAKALLSYRIGNFSLSPILRYTSSRYGDILQTEKVDEALIVDFDITYTTAIPKINVRELDVSLSFYNLMDKEYISIINTSDYQTLGSTYQSGAPFTVFLSAAVHF; encoded by the coding sequence ATGAAACGGTTGTTCCTGGCGGCGCTTTCGATGGGTTGTATGCTGTTGAACGGCTGGGCGTTTTCAGCGGAAGAGGTTATTTCCCTTCCTGATATCATCGTACAGGGCGAGTTCGAAGAGGCAGATTTTGTGGGGCCGATGTTTACAGAAACCAACACCAAAACAAAAATTACGGAAAAAGCGATGGATGTCCTCGGAACAGGATCCACGATGTCCGTACAGAAAACCATCAATCTCATGCCCTCGGTGAATCAACAGAGCGTTGATCCTTTCGGTCTCGGGGATATCAGCAATTATCATGAATCGTTCAGATTCAGAGGGGTGGAGGCAACCAGTGGCGGCAACCCCGCCTCCCCGGTCAATGTGGAAAACATCCCTGTCAGTGGGAGGCCGGGGGGAGGAGCCAACATCTACGATATGGAAAATTTCAAAAGCGTATCGATCTACAAGGGAGGGCTTCCTGCAGATAAGGCTTTCGGTTTGACAAGCATCGGCGGAAAAATTGATCTGGAGGTTAAGAGGCCTTCGGAAGAATTCAGCTTCGATTTCAGGCAGGCGTTGGGAAGTCATGACGCAAGGAGAAGTTTCCTTCGCCTCGATACGGGATTACTGCCTTCCGATACCGCCGGATTTTTGTCGTACTCCAACACGAATGTAGACAAGTGGAAAGGCGAAGGACATTCCGGCAGGAACAATGCTATGGCTGGGTTGACACATAAACTAGGCGAAAAATTCGAAATCGAAGCATTCTCCATCTATAACAATGCAAAAGTAAACACATACAGGCCGCTCAATTATAAGCAGGCATCTTCTCTGGATAAAAACTACAATTTAGAATACACAAATGATAAAAATGATTATTTTTACTATGATTACAACAAGAACGATTTCGTTGATTTCAATTTTTTTATAAATGCAAAATATAATATTTCAAATGATGCTAAAATAAATTTAAAACCATTCTACTGGAATGATCATGGATATTACTCTGAAACAATCACCATGAAAAATGGACAAAACAGAATCAGAAGATGGGATACAGATCACGATATCGTAGGCGCTCTGGCGGAGTATAATCAGAAAATTCGATCATTCGATTATACAATAGGTTATTTTTACCTTGAACAGGAGAGGCCGGGTCCGCCCACATCCTGGAAATTGTATAAACTCGATTCCGGAGAACTGGTTTTCGACAAGTGGCAAATTCTTTCCAATTCTTCAAAACATCGTCAGCATGCTCCGATTGCGTCAGGGAAATATTCTTACGGTCGATTGACACTGGAAGGGGGTGTCAGATATCTGCGCTATTCGATGCCGGACATAACCACCTACGATGCAACCGGCATCCCGGATGTAAGCTATGAGGAAGCACTTAATTTGACGACGTCCATCGAATCGAAGGCGAGTGCGCCTTCAAAGGATTTTGATAAGATTCTTCCCAATTTTGGTTTGAATTACAAATTCAAAGATTCTTTGAGTGCCTACTTTTCTTATGGCAGGAATTTCGGCATGAGCGTCGCTCTTTATCCTTATTATATTTCTCAGAAAAGCGAATTTTACAAACAAGGCATAACACTTCAAGATCTATGGAATAAACAGGAGCTCGAAATAGCCGATAATTTCGATCTCGGCTTGAGATACATCTCTGAAAAGCTCTATATTGTTCCAACGATCTATTATGCCAAACACAAAAACAAGGCTGCCACTTATTATGACGACTCGCTCGGGGTCAGTTTTCCTGCAACCATTTTCGATGCCGAGGGGTACGGGTTCGAGCTGGAAGCGGGCGCCGTTCCTACCAGGAATCTGTCTCTGTATGCATCCTTTTCTTACAACCGGTTCTATTTTTCTCAGAATATCTATAATCAGGGGGGGGCCGTTGTACCGATCGACGGGAATCAGGTGCCTGACGCCCCGGAATTTCTGGCCAAAGCGCTGCTGAGCTACAGAATCGGCAATTTTTCACTGTCTCCAATCCTGAGATACACATCGAGCAGGTACGGAGACATTTTGCAGACGGAAAAAGTGGATGAAGCACTGATAGTCGATTTCGACATTACGTATACGACAGCGATCCCCAAAATAAACGTCCGCGAATTGGATGTTTCTCTGTCGTTCTACAACCTGATGGATAAAGAATATATCAGCATTATCAACACCTCCGATTATCAGACGCTTGGCTCCACGTATCAGTCCGGCGCCCCTTTTACCGTCTTCCTTTCTGCCGCCGTTCATTTTTAA
- a CDS encoding SWIM zinc finger family protein → MARRGRRYTSYWPPYVPVAEKRAKAARQAQKLMKKGMRIDPVEIEGRTITRSFWGNGWCEHLESFSDYSNRLPRGRSYVRNGSVCHLDVLPGRIDALVSGSSLYSVSISIKELPARAWKEIKNRCVGQIGSMLELLQGKLSDEVMRIVTDREKGLFPGPREITFRCSCPDWAVMCKHVAAVLYGVGNRLDNRPELLFLLRGVDPEELMGAGVALPAAVAEGEGGFLAEEDLGDIFGIELDACDPKPRSAESKRRATGKGGASALPAAPGKKARRPRPAARSARAKSSTKTPPRSASAPASVERPAPAAKLKQGRVPPPGKTPLRTPPPPALPRLRPSGQSVARLRRTLKMTPAEFAERLDVTTATVYRWESTTGRLKLKDRSLQALRILAALANK, encoded by the coding sequence ATGGCGAGAAGAGGAAGAAGATATACCAGTTACTGGCCGCCCTACGTGCCGGTCGCGGAAAAACGGGCCAAGGCCGCCCGGCAGGCGCAGAAGCTGATGAAGAAAGGGATGCGGATCGACCCCGTCGAGATCGAGGGGCGCACCATTACGCGAAGTTTCTGGGGCAACGGCTGGTGTGAGCACCTGGAATCCTTTTCTGATTACAGCAATCGCCTGCCTCGGGGACGGAGCTATGTCCGGAACGGGTCTGTCTGCCATCTCGATGTTCTCCCCGGCCGCATCGATGCCCTGGTGAGCGGAAGTTCCCTTTACTCCGTTTCAATCTCGATCAAGGAATTGCCGGCCCGGGCCTGGAAGGAGATCAAGAACCGTTGCGTGGGGCAGATAGGTTCCATGCTCGAACTGTTGCAGGGGAAGCTTTCCGATGAGGTCATGCGGATTGTGACGGATAGAGAAAAGGGCCTCTTTCCTGGCCCCAGGGAGATCACGTTCCGCTGCAGCTGTCCGGATTGGGCGGTCATGTGTAAACATGTGGCCGCAGTCCTCTATGGTGTCGGGAATCGGCTAGACAACCGGCCTGAACTCCTTTTTCTCCTCCGCGGCGTCGATCCCGAGGAGCTGATGGGCGCCGGGGTTGCGCTGCCAGCCGCCGTAGCTGAAGGAGAAGGCGGGTTCCTCGCCGAGGAGGATCTGGGGGATATCTTCGGAATCGAACTCGATGCATGCGACCCGAAACCCCGATCCGCAGAGTCTAAGAGGCGTGCGACGGGAAAGGGCGGCGCTTCGGCTCTTCCGGCTGCCCCAGGTAAGAAGGCGCGGCGCCCGAGACCTGCTGCTCGTTCCGCGCGGGCCAAGTCCTCCACAAAAACTCCGCCGAGATCCGCCTCAGCGCCGGCTAGCGTTGAACGTCCCGCCCCAGCCGCGAAGTTGAAGCAAGGAAGGGTGCCGCCGCCCGGGAAGACGCCCTTGCGTACTCCTCCGCCCCCGGCTCTTCCCCGGCTTCGCCCGTCCGGTCAGTCGGTCGCCCGCCTGCGCCGGACCTTGAAGATGACCCCTGCCGAGTTCGCGGAGCGGCTCGACGTAACAACCGCCACCGTCTACCGCTGGGAGTCCACCACCGGCCGCCTCAAACTCAAGGACCGCAGCCTGCAGGCCCTTCGCATTCTGGCCGCTCTGGCAAACAAGTAA
- a CDS encoding RecQ family ATP-dependent DNA helicase, with product MSISVPPRFSFVAIDLEIHPGEDRILQIGAVTADGTRTFARRGGSSLERALAELDAFCEGADFLLGHNLACHDIPYLRRRHPDLRLLQSPLLDTLFLSPLAFPQNPYHRLVKDYKIIRESANDPVGDAACAASLFADQVEAFGRMAPRTLGLFGGLLDRTFPADFYARFFAALCGAPPLEEAAIKDAWMEIAAGRVCLRRGEAVFEQLFRDPQTAAALAYIAAWLGVADGNSVLPPWVRRRFPVIPVHLDELRASACGDPGCAYCAEHHHAGKALQRFFGFERFLPVRGEDPPLQQQVVERILAGRNCLTVMPTGSGKSLCFQLPALMRARQRNQLTLILSPLQSLMKDQVDSLRRRGIANVGTVNGLLTMLERARTLEGIRLGDIDLVWIAPEQMRNTTVKATLKQREIGLVVIDEAHCLSKWGHDFRPDYLFIVKFLRELLPEGAADLPQIACFTATAKKDVIEEICGYFREEGGLELEVFEGGHERPNLRFSVEAASENEKIDLVDQLLREIFQASGPRDGCIVFTATRSAAERVAEGLRERSWLADYFHGGRSPEDKRSVQERFLEGELQVIAATNAFGMGVDKPEVRAVIHYSVPGSLENYLQEAGRAGRDKKPAVCCLLFTPEDLETQFWLSAQSWLEWRDISGLLTGLKHLAERHPERTIVVTAGELLGSEAVEEQGLENLTLEDPSYDIRTRTALAWLERQGKLERGDNRTSVIQGQVLVRSLSEAEGRMAALGLSENRKAAWRALLQVLLESDPKELLNTDRLSQATGLEPRSLVATLRSMREAGLLNHDLNLTAYVHVGVVNDSRRRLEGFLHLEKALLSLMEEEEPDIGGDTPYILGVRRMSQTLKERGIEEARPDRLMRVLDVLIQDKLARRRQISQDTCGLAFKTDWETLRRQVAERGAVCGVILEALIRKLPTNARGKDLLAAFRSGELIAALKNNLTTSYLKDLNQHMEHGLLALHAIQAIALQSGLTVFRPALTIRVLAGKEDRFYKEELLPLEDHYKERIAQIHIMDRYVALALDSVKEAGRFVADYFNLLREPFKQLYFKGQYKQLEIPTTPESWRRIVADLQNPVQEKAVAAAKGRNILVVAGPGSGKTRLIVHRIAYLVRIHRIQPQRILALAFNRNAVTQLKLRLRELLGPEGAWVRVRTYHSLAMFLTGRIFDPGPVQGTEDPEAGYFKDVLQEAVRMLEAAARDDSGLRPWRDTFLPGLRHILVDEYQDINELEYRLVSLLAGRQESDADRRPVLTAVGDDDQNIYSWQGSNVRFIRRFQEDYGAETLELSRNYRSSPAIVAAANALIARNQDRIKSAPIVCAENEPNRAVPHRVGLVGAPDHLSCLKGAILEAQRLLSEDPELAPGDVSILCRTNRELDTLLMLARRLGLPLRGLRGRRLPLTAVREFRLFLDTLNDCRKEVMSAAALRGLVEDLTSESGYSPQNMWVGMFRSILENHLHETMGRDLPVADFIDYVYDASRDVRQLYQTDRGSVLAATLHTAKGLEFPAVIIAGQPVRNKAGHEEERRLFYVAVTRAMRHLTVFYERRDPHPFIPELAGAGPEAVVYREADPPLDAEDERDYHTRLWDLDLRDVVISFPSLPGFIKQAQPILRRIEPGAAESLTLVKPGRYYLISYDLTPIARLSARGEARYEGILAQGLRLRRLRFLAAVARREKDAPRIPIPGARSAPWYTGLFQLAFEPARPTAPCSDGNE from the coding sequence ATGAGCATCAGCGTGCCCCCCCGCTTCTCCTTCGTTGCGATCGACCTCGAAATCCATCCCGGCGAAGACCGCATCCTCCAGATTGGCGCCGTCACCGCCGACGGGACGCGCACCTTCGCCCGCAGAGGTGGAAGCAGCCTCGAAAGGGCGCTGGCGGAGCTGGACGCCTTCTGCGAGGGGGCCGATTTTCTGCTGGGGCACAACCTCGCCTGTCACGATATCCCCTATCTGCGGCGGCGCCACCCGGACCTGCGGCTGCTGCAATCGCCCCTGCTCGACACCCTTTTTCTCTCGCCGCTCGCCTTCCCGCAAAACCCCTATCACCGCCTGGTCAAGGACTACAAGATCATCCGGGAGTCGGCCAACGACCCGGTGGGAGACGCCGCCTGCGCGGCCTCCCTCTTCGCCGACCAGGTCGAGGCCTTCGGCCGGATGGCGCCGCGGACCCTCGGGCTTTTCGGCGGCCTGCTGGACCGGACCTTCCCGGCGGACTTCTACGCGCGGTTCTTCGCGGCGCTCTGCGGTGCGCCGCCTTTGGAGGAGGCCGCGATCAAGGACGCGTGGATGGAGATCGCGGCCGGCAGGGTCTGCCTCCGGCGGGGCGAAGCGGTCTTCGAACAGCTTTTCCGCGACCCGCAGACGGCGGCCGCCCTGGCCTACATCGCCGCCTGGCTAGGGGTGGCGGACGGCAACTCCGTGCTGCCGCCCTGGGTGCGGCGGCGGTTCCCCGTGATCCCGGTGCACCTGGACGAACTGCGGGCGTCGGCTTGCGGCGATCCCGGCTGCGCCTACTGCGCCGAACATCACCACGCCGGGAAGGCCCTGCAGCGGTTCTTCGGTTTCGAGCGCTTCCTGCCGGTGCGGGGCGAGGACCCGCCGCTCCAGCAGCAGGTGGTGGAGCGCATCCTGGCGGGCCGGAACTGCCTCACGGTCATGCCCACAGGCTCCGGGAAGTCCCTCTGTTTTCAGCTGCCCGCCCTCATGCGGGCCCGTCAGCGCAACCAGTTGACGCTGATCCTCTCCCCGCTCCAATCCCTCATGAAGGACCAGGTGGACAGCCTCAGGCGGCGCGGCATCGCCAACGTGGGGACCGTAAACGGCCTCCTGACCATGCTCGAGCGCGCCCGGACCCTGGAAGGCATCCGCCTCGGCGACATCGATCTGGTCTGGATCGCCCCCGAGCAGATGCGCAACACGACCGTCAAAGCCACCCTCAAGCAGCGTGAAATCGGGTTGGTCGTCATCGACGAGGCCCACTGCCTCAGCAAGTGGGGGCACGACTTCCGCCCGGACTACCTCTTCATCGTCAAGTTTCTGAGGGAACTCCTCCCGGAGGGGGCGGCGGACCTGCCCCAGATCGCCTGCTTCACCGCCACCGCCAAGAAGGATGTCATCGAAGAGATCTGCGGGTATTTCCGGGAGGAAGGCGGGCTGGAGCTGGAGGTCTTCGAGGGGGGGCACGAGCGGCCGAACCTCCGGTTCAGCGTCGAGGCGGCCTCCGAAAACGAGAAGATCGACCTCGTGGACCAGCTCCTGCGCGAGATCTTCCAGGCGAGCGGGCCGCGGGACGGGTGCATCGTCTTCACGGCCACGCGCAGCGCCGCCGAGCGGGTGGCGGAGGGGCTGCGGGAGCGCTCGTGGCTGGCGGACTATTTCCACGGCGGGCGCAGCCCCGAGGACAAGCGGAGCGTGCAGGAGCGCTTCCTGGAGGGCGAACTGCAGGTGATCGCCGCCACCAACGCCTTCGGCATGGGGGTGGACAAGCCCGAGGTGCGGGCCGTCATCCACTACAGCGTGCCGGGCTCCCTCGAGAATTACCTCCAGGAGGCGGGCCGGGCCGGACGGGACAAAAAGCCGGCCGTCTGCTGTCTGCTCTTCACCCCCGAAGACCTCGAAACCCAATTCTGGCTGAGCGCCCAGAGCTGGCTCGAGTGGCGCGACATATCGGGCCTCCTGACCGGGCTCAAGCACCTGGCCGAGCGGCACCCGGAGCGGACGATCGTGGTGACGGCCGGCGAACTCCTCGGGAGCGAGGCCGTGGAGGAGCAGGGGCTCGAGAACCTGACGCTCGAAGACCCCTCCTACGACATCCGCACCCGGACGGCCCTCGCCTGGCTCGAGCGGCAGGGGAAGCTCGAACGGGGCGACAACCGCACGAGCGTCATCCAGGGCCAAGTCCTGGTGCGGAGTCTGTCGGAAGCCGAGGGGCGGATGGCCGCCCTGGGCCTGTCGGAGAACCGGAAGGCGGCCTGGCGGGCCCTCTTGCAGGTGCTTCTCGAAAGCGACCCCAAGGAACTCCTCAACACCGACCGGTTGAGCCAAGCCACGGGCCTCGAGCCCAGGAGCCTCGTCGCCACCCTGAGATCCATGCGCGAAGCGGGGCTCCTGAACCACGACCTCAACCTGACCGCCTACGTGCACGTGGGTGTGGTGAACGACTCCAGGCGGCGGCTCGAAGGGTTCCTGCACCTGGAAAAGGCCCTCCTCTCCCTGATGGAGGAGGAAGAACCGGACATCGGCGGCGACACCCCCTATATCCTCGGGGTGCGCCGCATGTCGCAGACCCTCAAGGAAAGGGGGATCGAAGAGGCGCGGCCCGACCGCCTGATGCGGGTGCTGGACGTGCTCATCCAGGACAAGCTGGCGAGGCGCCGGCAGATCAGCCAGGACACCTGCGGCCTCGCCTTCAAGACGGACTGGGAGACGCTGCGGAGGCAGGTCGCCGAGCGCGGGGCCGTCTGCGGGGTCATCCTGGAGGCGCTCATCCGCAAACTCCCCACCAACGCCCGCGGCAAGGACCTTCTGGCCGCCTTCCGGAGCGGGGAGCTGATCGCCGCCCTCAAGAACAACCTCACGACCAGCTACCTGAAGGATCTGAACCAGCACATGGAACACGGCCTGCTGGCGCTGCACGCCATCCAGGCCATCGCCCTGCAGAGCGGCCTGACGGTCTTCCGCCCCGCGCTCACGATCCGCGTCCTGGCCGGCAAGGAGGACCGCTTCTACAAGGAGGAGCTGCTGCCGCTCGAGGATCACTACAAGGAGCGGATCGCCCAGATCCACATCATGGACCGTTACGTGGCCCTGGCCCTCGACTCGGTCAAAGAGGCCGGGAGGTTCGTGGCCGACTACTTCAACCTGCTGCGGGAACCCTTCAAACAGCTCTATTTCAAGGGCCAGTACAAGCAGCTCGAAATCCCCACGACGCCCGAATCGTGGCGCCGGATCGTTGCGGACCTCCAGAATCCGGTGCAGGAAAAGGCCGTGGCGGCGGCCAAAGGGCGCAACATCCTCGTCGTGGCGGGGCCCGGCTCCGGCAAGACGCGCCTGATCGTCCACCGCATCGCCTACCTCGTGCGGATCCACCGCATCCAGCCCCAGCGCATCCTGGCCCTCGCCTTCAACCGCAACGCGGTCACCCAGCTCAAGCTGCGGCTGCGGGAGCTCCTCGGCCCCGAGGGCGCCTGGGTGCGCGTGCGCACCTACCACAGCCTGGCCATGTTCCTCACGGGGCGCATCTTCGACCCGGGCCCGGTTCAGGGGACGGAAGACCCGGAAGCCGGGTACTTCAAGGATGTGCTCCAGGAGGCGGTGCGGATGCTCGAGGCGGCCGCGCGGGACGACAGCGGCCTCAGGCCCTGGCGGGACACCTTCCTGCCCGGCCTGCGCCACATCCTGGTGGACGAATACCAGGACATCAACGAGCTCGAGTACCGGCTCGTCTCCCTCCTGGCCGGGAGGCAGGAGAGCGACGCGGACCGCAGGCCCGTCCTGACCGCGGTCGGCGACGACGATCAGAACATTTACAGCTGGCAGGGATCCAACGTCCGGTTCATCCGCCGCTTCCAGGAGGATTACGGCGCCGAGACCCTGGAGCTCTCCCGGAACTACCGGTCGAGCCCGGCCATCGTAGCGGCCGCCAATGCCCTGATCGCCCGCAACCAGGACCGGATCAAGTCGGCCCCGATCGTCTGCGCCGAGAACGAGCCGAACCGCGCCGTCCCTCACCGGGTGGGGCTGGTGGGCGCCCCCGACCATCTGAGCTGCCTCAAAGGCGCGATCCTGGAGGCCCAAAGGCTGCTCTCCGAGGACCCGGAGCTGGCCCCGGGGGATGTGAGCATCCTCTGCCGCACCAACCGCGAACTGGACACCCTCCTCATGCTGGCGCGGCGGCTGGGGCTCCCCCTCCGCGGTCTGAGGGGGCGCCGGCTGCCGCTGACGGCGGTCCGGGAGTTCCGGCTGTTCCTGGACACGCTGAACGATTGCCGCAAGGAGGTGATGAGCGCGGCCGCCCTGAGGGGCCTGGTCGAGGACCTGACGTCCGAAAGCGGCTACTCCCCGCAGAACATGTGGGTCGGGATGTTCCGCTCGATCCTCGAAAACCACCTGCACGAAACCATGGGAAGAGACCTGCCGGTCGCCGATTTCATCGATTATGTCTACGACGCCTCACGCGACGTCCGCCAGCTGTATCAGACGGACCGGGGAAGCGTCCTGGCGGCCACCCTGCACACCGCCAAGGGGCTCGAGTTCCCGGCCGTCATCATCGCCGGGCAGCCCGTCCGGAACAAAGCGGGGCACGAGGAGGAACGCCGCCTCTTTTACGTGGCGGTGACCCGCGCCATGCGGCACCTGACGGTCTTCTACGAGCGCCGGGACCCGCACCCCTTCATCCCCGAACTGGCCGGAGCCGGGCCCGAAGCCGTCGTCTACCGGGAGGCGGACCCGCCGCTCGACGCCGAAGACGAGCGGGACTACCACACGCGCCTCTGGGACCTGGATCTGCGCGACGTGGTCATCTCGTTCCCGTCTCTTCCCGGCTTCATCAAGCAGGCCCAGCCGATCCTGCGCCGGATCGAGCCGGGGGCCGCGGAGTCCCTCACCCTGGTCAAGCCCGGCCGCTACTATCTCATCAGCTACGACCTGACCCCCATCGCGCGGCTTTCGGCCCGCGGCGAGGCCCGGTACGAGGGCATCCTCGCCCAAGGGCTGCGGCTGCGCAGACTGCGCTTCCTGGCCGCCGTCGCCCGCCGGGAAAAGGACGCCCCGCGCATCCCGATCCCGGGCGCCCGCAGCGCCCCCTGGTACACCGGCCTGTTTCAACTCGCCTTCGAACCGGCTAGGCCCACCGCCCCGTGCTCGGATGGAAATGAATGA